From the genome of Deinococcus aquaedulcis, one region includes:
- the hflX gene encoding GTPase HflX, protein MHGNLSGLRPAQLKALGNLYRRRIEPGRIGSPELARNLAELSHDVRREVGVLIDRRGRVISVSVADAKGTEFPDLRLGENRLAGFHLLHTHPRGGALSKSDLSTLFLKRLDAVSAIEVRQEGQPGLVHTAHLTPPGTVGEEEDWRILPPVPAFQIDEFDLGAQVSALEEEIARTARTREAKKDHERAILVQIDQGEFDAEERLDELAELARTAGAEVVHRELVYRRHLKAGTLVGAGKLEELTSKAYHLDADLLIFGQELGPAQAREIEAATGLKIIDRTQLILDIFALHAQGVESRLQVELAQLRYMKPRLLGAGAQLSRIGGSGGSAAGGAIGTRGPGETKLELDRRRINDRLSFLEKQLEGVSARREERRKQRARNDVPVVSIVGYTNAGKSTLLNAFTHAAEEPRRVLAENKLFATLRPTSRQGFLEGIGPVVLTDTVGFIRDLPKDLTRAFRATLEEIGDADVLLHVVDAASPGADTRLDAVNRILEELGFRDMPTVIALNKADAADPDALSREVERTGGIPVSALRNLGLSELKEALADAVAQVQRQQLAAREEARELAAQYR, encoded by the coding sequence GTGCATGGCAACCTGTCTGGCCTGCGTCCCGCACAACTGAAAGCCCTGGGCAACCTGTACCGCCGCCGCATTGAGCCGGGTCGCATTGGCTCGCCGGAACTGGCGCGCAACCTCGCCGAGCTGTCGCACGACGTTCGCCGAGAGGTGGGCGTACTGATTGACCGCCGTGGCCGCGTGATTTCCGTCAGCGTGGCCGACGCCAAGGGCACCGAGTTCCCCGATCTGCGCCTGGGCGAAAACCGGCTGGCGGGCTTTCACCTGCTGCACACCCACCCGCGCGGCGGGGCGCTCAGCAAGAGCGACCTCTCCACGCTGTTCCTGAAGCGCCTGGACGCTGTGAGTGCCATTGAGGTGCGCCAGGAAGGCCAGCCCGGGCTGGTGCACACCGCCCACCTGACCCCGCCCGGCACCGTGGGCGAGGAAGAGGACTGGCGCATTCTGCCGCCCGTGCCCGCGTTCCAGATTGATGAATTCGACCTGGGCGCACAGGTGAGCGCCCTGGAAGAGGAAATCGCGCGTACGGCCCGCACTCGCGAGGCCAAAAAAGACCACGAGCGCGCCATTCTGGTGCAGATTGACCAGGGCGAATTTGACGCCGAGGAGCGTCTGGACGAACTGGCCGAGCTGGCCCGCACGGCAGGGGCGGAAGTGGTGCACCGCGAGCTGGTGTACCGCCGCCACCTGAAGGCAGGGACACTGGTGGGCGCGGGCAAGCTGGAAGAACTGACCAGCAAGGCCTACCACCTGGACGCCGACCTGCTGATTTTCGGGCAGGAACTGGGGCCGGCCCAGGCGCGCGAGATCGAGGCCGCCACGGGCCTGAAGATCATTGACCGCACGCAGCTGATTCTGGATATCTTCGCGCTGCACGCGCAGGGTGTGGAATCGCGGCTGCAGGTGGAACTGGCGCAGCTGCGCTACATGAAGCCGCGCCTGCTGGGGGCCGGGGCGCAGCTCTCGCGCATCGGGGGCAGTGGGGGCAGCGCGGCGGGCGGCGCCATCGGCACGCGCGGGCCCGGGGAAACGAAGCTGGAGCTGGACCGCCGCCGCATCAACGACCGCCTGAGCTTTCTGGAAAAGCAACTCGAAGGCGTGTCCGCGCGGCGCGAGGAACGGCGCAAGCAGCGCGCCCGCAACGATGTGCCCGTGGTGTCGATTGTGGGCTACACCAACGCGGGCAAGTCCACGCTCCTGAACGCCTTTACGCATGCCGCCGAGGAACCCCGGCGCGTGCTGGCCGAAAACAAGCTGTTCGCCACCCTGCGGCCCACCAGCCGCCAGGGCTTCCTGGAAGGCATTGGCCCGGTGGTGCTGACCGACACGGTGGGGTTTATCCGTGACCTGCCCAAGGACCTGACCCGGGCTTTCCGCGCCACCCTGGAAGAAATTGGCGACGCCGACGTGCTGCTGCATGTGGTAGACGCCGCCAGCCCTGGGGCGGACACCCGCCTGGACGCCGTGAACCGCATTCTGGAAGAGCTGGGCTTCCGGGATATGCCCACCGTGATCGCGCTGAACAAGGCCGACGCCGCCGATCCAGACGCCCTGTCCCGCGAAGTGGAGCGCACCGGCGGCATTCCGGTGAGCGCCCTGCGCAACCTGGGCCTGAGTGAACTGAAAGAGGCCCTGGCCGACGCAGTGGCGCAGGTGCAGCGCCAGCAACTGGCCGCGCGCGAAGAGGCCCGCGAGCTGGCGGCGCAGTACCGGTAA
- the rpsG gene encoding 30S ribosomal protein S7, whose protein sequence is MARRRQAEVRVIQPDLVYQDVLVSAMINRIMRDGKKNLASRIFYGAMKLVQERTGQESLKIFKQAYDNVKPRVEVRSRRVGGSTYQVPVEPTERRKQSLTLRWMISAVDGRPERTAVERLAGEIMDAAQGRGGAIKKKDDVERMAEANRAYAHYRW, encoded by the coding sequence ATGGCACGTCGCCGCCAAGCTGAAGTGCGCGTCATCCAGCCGGACCTGGTCTACCAGGACGTGCTGGTGAGCGCGATGATCAACCGCATCATGCGCGATGGTAAGAAGAACCTCGCCAGCCGCATTTTCTACGGAGCCATGAAGCTCGTTCAGGAGCGCACCGGTCAGGAGTCCCTGAAGATCTTCAAGCAGGCCTACGACAACGTCAAACCCCGCGTGGAAGTGCGCAGCCGCCGCGTGGGCGGCAGCACCTACCAGGTGCCCGTGGAGCCCACCGAGCGCCGCAAGCAGAGCCTGACCCTGCGCTGGATGATCAGCGCCGTGGACGGCCGTCCCGAGCGCACCGCCGTGGAGCGCCTGGCCGGCGAGATCATGGACGCCGCGCAGGGCCGTGGCGGCGCCATCAAGAAGAAAGACGACGTGGAGCGCATGGCCGAAGCCAACCGCGCCTACGCCCACTACCGCTGGTAA
- a CDS encoding endonuclease/exonuclease/phosphatase family protein: MKLAWVYLALVAVGWLLGAVVGERTVPTLLLAYAPPVLWLLPAPFVLGAALWRRRGRRAALAGTLLALWGAGLLHWTPQREGELRVVTYNVLRGDRVSSAQLGQALRTLNAEVILLQESNFRRPGAREALAAALPGYRVVHAAEVTTLTRLPLLNVRRVPLPRHRREVLVTRLRWQGRPLTVVNAHLGTVQVVDALAGDWASLHRTRAAREEQGRMLTELAAQTQGPVLLGGDLNTPPRGRLWRQLRAAYGAGAHDHAGRGAGWTFPALKVRIDHVLSPDLRPARSRVLPWRFSDHRPLLTEWQPGPPAEAAAP, encoded by the coding sequence GTGAAATTGGCATGGGTGTATCTGGCCCTGGTGGCGGTGGGTTGGCTACTGGGCGCCGTGGTGGGCGAGCGCACGGTGCCCACCCTGCTGCTGGCCTACGCGCCGCCGGTGCTGTGGCTGCTCCCGGCGCCCTTCGTGCTGGGCGCCGCACTGTGGCGGCGCCGGGGGCGACGCGCCGCGCTGGCAGGCACCTTGCTGGCGCTCTGGGGCGCGGGGCTGCTGCACTGGACCCCGCAGCGGGAGGGCGAACTGCGCGTGGTGACCTACAACGTGCTGCGCGGTGACCGGGTGAGCTCGGCGCAACTGGGACAGGCGCTGCGGACCCTGAACGCCGAAGTGATCCTGCTGCAGGAGAGCAACTTTCGCCGCCCTGGGGCGCGGGAGGCGCTGGCCGCCGCCTTGCCCGGCTACCGCGTGGTGCACGCCGCCGAGGTGACCACCCTGACCCGCCTGCCCCTGCTGAATGTGCGCCGGGTACCGCTGCCCCGCCACCGCCGCGAGGTGCTGGTGACGCGCCTGCGCTGGCAGGGCCGCCCGCTGACAGTGGTGAACGCCCACCTGGGCACCGTGCAGGTGGTGGACGCCCTGGCCGGCGACTGGGCCTCGCTGCACCGCACCCGCGCCGCCCGCGAAGAGCAGGGACGGATGCTCACCGAGCTCGCGGCGCAGACCCAGGGCCCGGTGCTGCTGGGCGGCGACCTGAACACGCCGCCGCGCGGCCGGCTGTGGCGGCAGCTGCGGGCAGCCTACGGCGCAGGTGCCCACGACCATGCGGGGCGCGGCGCCGGCTGGACCTTTCCAGCCCTGAAGGTGCGCATTGATCACGTGCTCAGCCCGGACCTGCGTCCGGCCCGCAGCCGGGTGCTGCCCTGGCGCTTCAGCGACCACCGCCCGTTGCTGACGGAGTGGCAACCAGGACCCCCGGCAGAGGCCGCTGCGCCCTAA
- a CDS encoding PQQ-dependent sugar dehydrogenase, which produces MPRLLPALTAALLASAALGPASAQAPQVAFRPFLSGLNQVTAITHAGDGSGRLFMAQQDGRIRVVQGGKVSGELFLDLRALTRAGGERGLLGLAFDPAYKTNRRLFVHYTDRGGDTVLARYTATADGRRADPGSAKTLFTAQQPYPNHNGGQLAFGPDGFLYLGLGDGGSGGDPQNHGQNLASPLGKILRFDVRGADAKPAPGNPFLNRQGVNPNIWAYGLRNPWRFSFDRQTGDLIIADVGQNAFEEIDWQPRSSKGGENYGWRVREGRQCFEEGCRAGTYVEPVLVYGRQEGQSVTGGYVYRGSAIPALKGQYVFADFASGTVWAARMTGRTWTKSVLGRVSGPSTFGEDERGELYVAEYSSGRILKLARGE; this is translated from the coding sequence ATGCCGCGCCTGCTGCCTGCCCTGACCGCCGCCCTCCTGGCTTCCGCCGCGCTGGGCCCCGCCTCGGCCCAGGCCCCCCAGGTCGCCTTCCGGCCTTTTCTCAGTGGCCTGAATCAGGTCACGGCCATCACCCACGCTGGGGACGGTTCGGGGCGGCTGTTCATGGCGCAGCAGGACGGGCGCATCCGGGTGGTGCAGGGCGGCAAAGTCAGCGGGGAGCTGTTTCTGGACCTGCGCGCCCTGACTCGGGCGGGGGGCGAGCGCGGCCTGCTGGGGCTGGCCTTTGATCCGGCCTACAAGACCAACCGGCGCCTGTTCGTGCATTACACCGACCGTGGCGGCGATACCGTGCTGGCCCGCTACACCGCCACGGCCGACGGGCGCCGGGCCGACCCCGGCAGCGCCAAGACCCTGTTCACCGCCCAGCAGCCGTACCCCAACCACAACGGCGGCCAGCTGGCCTTTGGCCCGGACGGCTTTCTGTACCTGGGGCTGGGCGACGGCGGCTCGGGCGGCGATCCGCAGAACCACGGGCAGAATCTGGCCTCGCCCCTGGGCAAGATTCTGCGCTTTGATGTGCGCGGCGCCGACGCCAAACCAGCTCCGGGCAATCCCTTTCTGAACCGTCAGGGCGTCAATCCCAACATTTGGGCGTATGGCCTGCGCAACCCCTGGCGGTTTTCCTTTGACCGCCAGACGGGCGACCTGATCATTGCTGACGTGGGCCAGAACGCCTTTGAAGAAATCGACTGGCAGCCGCGCAGCAGCAAGGGCGGCGAAAACTACGGCTGGCGGGTGCGTGAGGGCCGGCAGTGCTTCGAGGAGGGTTGCCGGGCTGGCACCTACGTGGAGCCGGTGCTGGTCTACGGCCGTCAGGAAGGGCAGAGCGTGACCGGCGGCTACGTGTACCGGGGCAGCGCCATTCCCGCCCTGAAGGGGCAGTACGTCTTTGCCGACTTTGCCTCAGGGACCGTGTGGGCCGCACGCATGACTGGCCGCACCTGGACCAAGAGCGTCCTGGGCCGGGTGAGCGGCCCCAGCACCTTCGGCGAGGACGAGCGCGGCGAACTGTATGTGGCGGAGTACAGCAGCGGACGGATTCTGAAGCTGGCGCGCGGGGAATAG
- the ypfJ gene encoding KPN_02809 family neutral zinc metallopeptidase: MDWKNLPGSGGGIDDRRGGGLPGGGIAVGGVGGLIIALIAMFFGVDPGAILGGGQQSAPQTQSGNAPSANDEEYQFVDRILGSTNQVWGQVFQEAGRTYTKPPLVLYTRGTNSGCGQASSAVGPFYCPADNGIYLDTSFFATMQQRLGGGGDFAYAYVIAHEVGHHIQNELGIADQVNRRQRSARTEAEANSYGVRLELQADCFAGVWGNRTREQTNITQADVQEAVRTAEAIGDDNLQRQSQGRVVPDAFTHGSSQQRVKWFMTGLRSGNPNDCDTFSLPYNQL, encoded by the coding sequence ATGGACTGGAAAAATTTGCCCGGCAGTGGGGGCGGGATTGATGACCGACGCGGTGGGGGCCTGCCTGGGGGCGGGATCGCTGTGGGGGGCGTGGGCGGCCTGATCATTGCCCTGATTGCCATGTTCTTCGGGGTGGACCCTGGGGCCATTCTGGGCGGCGGTCAGCAGAGCGCGCCGCAGACCCAGTCTGGGAATGCACCCAGCGCCAACGACGAGGAGTACCAGTTCGTGGACCGCATTCTGGGCAGCACCAATCAGGTCTGGGGCCAGGTGTTCCAGGAAGCGGGCCGCACCTACACCAAGCCGCCGCTGGTGCTGTATACCCGTGGCACGAACAGCGGCTGCGGACAGGCCAGCAGCGCCGTGGGTCCCTTCTACTGCCCGGCTGACAACGGCATCTACCTGGACACCAGCTTCTTCGCCACCATGCAGCAGCGCCTGGGTGGCGGCGGCGACTTCGCCTACGCTTACGTGATCGCCCACGAGGTCGGCCACCACATCCAGAACGAACTGGGGATTGCCGATCAGGTCAACCGCCGCCAGCGCAGCGCCCGCACCGAAGCCGAGGCCAACAGCTACGGCGTGCGCCTGGAATTGCAGGCCGACTGCTTTGCCGGTGTGTGGGGCAACCGCACCCGCGAGCAGACCAACATCACCCAGGCCGACGTGCAGGAGGCCGTCCGCACCGCCGAAGCCATTGGTGACGACAACCTGCAGCGGCAGTCGCAGGGCCGCGTGGTGCCCGACGCCTTTACGCACGGCTCCAGCCAGCAGCGCGTGAAGTGGTTCATGACGGGCCTGCGGAGCGGCAACCCCAACGACTGCGACACCTTCAGCCTGCCCTACAACCAGCTGTAA
- a CDS encoding P-loop NTPase family protein encodes MQRIIVIGTSGSGKTTLARHLAARLGVLHGEQDAWNHLAGWQEAPLAQFRAQVAAFTAAPAWVMDGNYSRARDIGWARADTIVWLDYPAPVVFGRVLRRTVWRVLTQEELWNGNRETLRGTLSAEGPVRWAMYTHWRRRGETLALVAAHPHLQLIRLRTPAQTEGWLRAQRPLPGVLVATPSATGGGR; translated from the coding sequence ATGCAGCGCATCATCGTGATTGGCACTTCCGGCAGCGGCAAGACCACCCTGGCGCGGCACCTCGCGGCCCGGCTGGGGGTCCTGCACGGCGAGCAGGACGCCTGGAACCATCTTGCGGGCTGGCAGGAGGCGCCGCTGGCACAGTTCCGGGCCCAGGTGGCGGCGTTCACGGCCGCCCCGGCCTGGGTCATGGACGGCAACTACAGCCGGGCGCGCGATATCGGCTGGGCGCGGGCCGACACCATCGTGTGGCTGGACTACCCGGCCCCTGTGGTGTTTGGCCGGGTGCTGCGGCGCACGGTCTGGCGGGTACTTACCCAGGAAGAACTGTGGAATGGCAATCGCGAAACGCTGCGTGGCACCTTGAGTGCCGAGGGCCCGGTGCGCTGGGCCATGTACACCCACTGGCGGCGGCGGGGCGAAACCCTTGCGCTGGTCGCGGCGCATCCCCACCTGCAGCTGATCCGCCTGCGGACCCCAGCACAGACCGAGGGGTGGCTTAGGGCGCAGCGGCCTCTGCCGGGGGTCCTGGTTGCCACTCCGTCAGCAACGGGCGGTGGTCGCTGA
- the rpsL gene encoding 30S ribosomal protein S12 encodes MPTTQQLLRKGRKTIQKKSKVPALKGSPFRRGVCTVVKTTTPKKPNSALRKIARVRLSSAFEVTAYIPGEGHNLQEHSVVLIRGGRVKDLPGVRYHIVRGSLDTQGVKDRNKSRSKYGTKKPKAGAAAAGAKKK; translated from the coding sequence CTGCCTACCACCCAGCAACTGCTCCGTAAGGGTCGCAAGACGATCCAGAAGAAGAGCAAGGTTCCGGCCCTTAAGGGCAGCCCCTTCCGCCGTGGCGTGTGCACGGTCGTGAAGACCACCACCCCCAAGAAGCCGAACTCGGCGCTGCGTAAGATCGCCCGCGTTCGTCTGTCCAGCGCCTTCGAGGTCACCGCGTACATTCCCGGTGAAGGCCACAACCTGCAGGAGCACAGCGTGGTGCTCATTCGCGGCGGCCGTGTGAAGGACCTCCCCGGTGTGCGCTACCACATCGTGCGCGGCAGCCTGGACACCCAGGGCGTCAAAGACCGCAACAAGAGCCGTTCCAAGTACGGCACCAAGAAGCCCAAGGCCGGCGCTGCCGCTGCGGGCGCGAAGAAGAAGTAA
- a CDS encoding ribose-phosphate diphosphokinase, with the protein MSAPHRAPSTLLQSRRSPLLVFAGQSNRPLAQAICDHLGVPLGESTTEKFSNDNIIVHYEESLREGDVFIVQSFSTPVSDSIMELMLMIDAAKSASAGRVTAVIPYYSYARSDKKDSPRISIAGRLIADLLQEAGADRILTMTLHAPQVHGFFKVPVDHLSADVVLAQHFKKSVPDAHNGVVLAPDAGSIKRASQIARRLDSGLAMIDKERLSDTEVRPRALIGDVEGKTVFIVDDEISTAGSLVETVNIARSMGAKDVYVAVTHGVYTGPAIQRIAGLNVTQVASTNTVLVPDSKIEAANGRLAVLDVAPLFANAITNIHTGASVSTLFS; encoded by the coding sequence TTGTCCGCCCCCCACCGCGCTCCGTCCACCCTGCTGCAAAGTCGCCGCTCGCCCCTGCTGGTCTTCGCCGGGCAGAGTAACCGCCCGCTGGCCCAGGCCATCTGCGACCACCTGGGGGTGCCGCTGGGCGAAAGCACCACCGAGAAGTTCAGTAACGACAACATCATCGTGCATTACGAGGAATCCCTGCGTGAAGGCGACGTGTTTATCGTGCAGAGCTTCTCCACGCCGGTCAGCGACTCGATCATGGAACTGATGCTGATGATCGACGCGGCCAAGAGCGCCAGCGCCGGGCGGGTCACGGCCGTCATTCCTTACTACTCGTATGCGCGCAGCGACAAGAAAGACAGCCCCCGGATCTCCATTGCCGGGCGCCTGATCGCCGATCTGCTGCAGGAGGCGGGCGCCGACCGCATTCTCACCATGACCCTGCACGCCCCGCAGGTGCACGGCTTTTTCAAGGTGCCGGTGGACCACCTCTCGGCCGATGTGGTGCTGGCGCAGCACTTCAAGAAGTCGGTGCCGGACGCCCACAACGGCGTGGTGCTGGCCCCCGACGCCGGCAGTATCAAGCGCGCTTCGCAGATTGCCCGGCGCCTGGATTCGGGCCTCGCCATGATTGACAAAGAGCGCCTGTCCGACACCGAAGTCCGGCCCCGCGCCCTGATCGGGGACGTGGAAGGCAAGACGGTGTTCATCGTGGACGACGAGATCAGCACGGCCGGCAGCCTCGTGGAAACCGTGAACATTGCCCGCAGCATGGGCGCCAAGGACGTGTACGTGGCGGTCACGCACGGGGTGTACACCGGCCCGGCCATTCAGCGCATTGCGGGCCTGAACGTGACCCAGGTGGCCAGCACGAACACGGTGCTGGTGCCGGACAGCAAGATCGAAGCGGCCAACGGTCGCCTCGCCGTGCTGGACGTGGCGCCCCTGTTCGCCAATGCAATTACCAACATTCACACCGGCGCCAGCGTAAGCACCCTGTTCAGCTAA
- a CDS encoding M48 family metallopeptidase gives MSGWEVAGVPVTVKRSRRRRTVALQVKPGAVTLYAPLRVSTAQLQAILEARRDWVAGHLAGYAARAPERPAAHHGQPLPFLGETLTLVLDPARRAAQRVGDELHLPERDPQAALERWTRRACAEPYRLLVAEYAAGLGAAGRLGRVAVSNTRSRWGSCTAAGDIRLHWKLSRAPLPVLRYVALHEAAHLLELNHSPRYWAHVTRFMPDWPTHRDWLKTNGHTL, from the coding sequence ATGTCGGGTTGGGAAGTCGCGGGGGTGCCAGTTACGGTCAAGCGCAGTCGGCGGCGGCGCACGGTGGCGCTGCAGGTCAAGCCCGGGGCGGTGACCCTCTACGCCCCGCTGCGGGTCAGCACCGCGCAGCTGCAGGCCATTCTGGAAGCCCGGCGTGACTGGGTGGCGGGGCATCTGGCCGGGTACGCCGCCCGCGCCCCGGAGCGCCCGGCGGCGCACCACGGCCAGCCCCTGCCTTTTCTGGGCGAGACGCTCACGCTGGTGCTGGACCCGGCCCGCCGCGCGGCGCAGCGGGTGGGCGACGAGCTGCACCTGCCCGAGCGTGACCCCCAGGCCGCCCTGGAACGCTGGACCCGCCGGGCCTGCGCCGAACCTTACCGGCTGTTGGTGGCCGAGTACGCGGCCGGGCTGGGCGCCGCCGGCCGCCTGGGCCGGGTGGCTGTCAGCAATACCCGCTCGCGCTGGGGCAGTTGCACGGCGGCCGGGGATATCCGCCTGCACTGGAAACTCAGCCGCGCGCCGCTGCCGGTGCTGCGCTACGTGGCCCTGCACGAAGCCGCGCACCTGCTGGAACTCAACCACTCGCCGCGCTACTGGGCCCACGTCACCCGCTTCATGCCCGACTGGCCCACGCACCGCGACTGGCTAAAAACAAACGGCCACACCCTCTGA